A part of Pongo pygmaeus isolate AG05252 chromosome 14, NHGRI_mPonPyg2-v2.0_pri, whole genome shotgun sequence genomic DNA contains:
- the LOC129011312 gene encoding LOW QUALITY PROTEIN: guanine nucleotide-binding protein G(I)/G(S)/G(O) subunit gamma-5-like (The sequence of the model RefSeq protein was modified relative to this genomic sequence to represent the inferred CDS: deleted 2 bases in 1 codon; substituted 1 base at 1 genomic stop codon), whose amino-acid sequence MSGSSSVTTFLXKKVVQQLWLEPRLNSVNISQAAADLEQFCLQNVQQDRPLLTGVSSSMNPFRPQKVCSFS is encoded by the exons ATGTCTGGTTCCTCCAGTGTAACCACTTTC CTATGAAAAAAAGTGGTTCAACAGCTCTGGCTGGAGCCAAGGCTTAACAGTGTAAACATTTCCCAGGCAGCTGCAGACTTGGAACAATTCTGTCTGCAGAATGTTCAACAAGACAGACCTCTGCTGACTGGAGTATCTTCAAGTATGAATCCCTTCAGACCCCAGAAGGTCTGTTCCTTTTCGTAG